The DNA sequence acaaggcaccagtttgcgctatgtagggagacgctccgtcaaagttaaagccaaacgaatattattactttgtataaacctaataaacctatgccatagcattattaggctattcaagatttggccataccattattaggctaaacaatgttatgcgaaataactttttactaaacgagatttatgccatacgattttcggcgtaacgagacattgaccaaacgttactatgcaatacgagattaggcaaataaatcttatgccaaaaaaggtagaacccatAAGGGACGTAATAAATACCGGTTTGCTATAGCTTGTCAAGATGTTACCGGTGACGCAGTCGCTCACGCGTTCTATGCGTGCGATGCATGTCGGTTAGAAAGGAGAcaaggatagcaatatttgtctgatTACGGCATAGTAAGGAatgacaataactgacctaggtactacatcgccgtagtcgtcatcgctatcgtttgtcaagataacagagataaatgtgtgcgtgtataggcatacgttttctctgtacacagtaaggtaaatgctaagagcaaaagcaataaaatgtcataccaaAGATTCGTTTAGATACTATTGATGCAAagtatgacgaaataaatgatttatacataaattcgacatgagtacttcaatgctacggtgctattatttttgtgtactggctcgctttggcattctcgtccactttgatttgtatgaagaatttgatatcattatttaacagcttttatcaagcttaaaattataataaatagaagcgactatttcacgactattttttgagacataattcaaaccgatagtcatagtagttccaaagatattcgatattttcaaaacctccagctataatcctccaccagggctgcagcaaagtacctttatatctctgctatctttggacgactatttctgaaatttggcatgtcattacgactatttcacgactattttttgagaccttaaccaagtcgataggccttaccgtttgttctgcagaggctggaggattatagctggagacctccagctataatcctccataaagtatagctctaactccgaaagtatgatacgactatttttttggaaaacacgactatttatgactatttcatGACTAAtttttggcatcatcagaaatagtttctattgagtttaaattttggaggattatagctcgaGGGACGTTAAACATCTACCTATAGCATCCAAAACAAACTTTGCCACGGCAAACTATTTGAAAACGCCATCTACTAGTAGTTTCCTGAACTAAAGAGGCCCGTTTGGGTTTGGATTCTACCTCATTGGCCAATTTCGCCGGCCGGCATTCTTGATAACTAAATTAAGAATGTTCTGAGATACCGCTTTGTGCGTAAATTCGTTGATCGTATGCGTAGTAATGTTGTTGATATACTGGCATTGAACTGGGTCAAGACATTTGGAAtgcgaataaaaataattcacaTGAAAAGATCAATGATTCATGTGAAgatatttatgatattttactatttgatttgtaactaattttatttcgaGACGGGACAGGtttgtatacttaataatcTTAAGATACTAATGTAAAACGTTGATACGGCTCGACCTTTCATGTGAGTGCCTACAAATGTACGGCCAAAAATTCGCTCCCTTGCGAGTCCTCTggctaccccttcggggattatagTCTTGagcttatgtacctatattatggtATCTATATAATGTTATATAGTCACCTATGTTAtatcaattataatattataactttataaCGTAGTGTATAATGATACCGTTATCAAAAACCTAGGCTGAAGGTTATCAATCAATATTACAATACACAAAACCATAACACAGGATGATAACAcaatagacagacagacaataTACAACGGTCGGCTAATTAATACCTATTAATCTCATCAATTATTCtaagaaattttatttgtgttattttgtTATGTTCAACGTTGTATAAATTCCGAGATACAGGTTCGCCTAGTGCAGAATTTGCAGATAAAACCACTGTAAAACATGttttatgcaaataaataaatttttacatgtatattatttcttttaataatgatgataGTAGTGAATTATTGGGAAGTCTATCCCACTCTGCGATCGCACCAACAGCCGCGCTTCGCGCGTTGTTGGTGCTCTCTCGAGTGGGATAGCCTTCCCAATAATTCGTATTCGATATTCATATTAGAATTAGATGGTATTtcttatgattattattacgaTTATATATGTATTCAAGACGCGTTCCAGATTTTTTAAGATAACATAAAAAGTTTGCGCGTCGTCGTCGCTCGCTATTTCATGCCTTCCCGGTAATTCATTATcagacggcggcggcgacacGGTGCAAATGTGGAATGTGACAGACTTCGCAATgcgtttttaatttaaagaacTTAGCACGGCTTAACTATTAATACAGAGTGGGGTACACTTTCCAACGTTTTGATTATGAGGATTAGTTATttttagataagtacctacctgcatTACATGCAcactacatatattatattatttaattcacaATCGCAATGGAATttcagtaggtatgtacacaacacacacagtCTATGACTGACTCTACACATGAATCTAGTTGGTCAGAGTGTTGAGAATTCTTGGCTAGAATCTCAGAAggagcagatatttgtttataaccAATATGCGTTTGATCTCGGTGTTGGATGTTAAGTGTGaattttaatacttatgtTGTTTGAGGTATATCTGTATGCATATGAATAAGTGTTCTTAACgacattcataaaaaatacaacgtcttaaaaatacaaataattacattaaGTCGGATGGCACAGTGGTTAGGAACTGACTGTTGTGTTGAGGGTCGTGGGTTCGGTCTCCGTATTTGTTTAAtcatagataagtaggtatttgttctcaggtttTGGATGTGCCGAAAAATGCCAATATactgggtgttgcaaaaagggtaggtAAGTATGCCATGCCGCGCCGTGCCATGcggcacacgtaggtttcgggtTAGTATACCCtgttgcaacaccctgtagatagatacatattataaataaaaaaaatagatctttgtggaactttttcattgtgtAAGTATTTGATTTCTTTCCCATAAGTCGGTACCTAGTATCAACGCAGGTATCGGATGTCACATAATGCCGCCAGTAGATAACTGAGTGACTTGCCATCgttttagaaaattataaaactaaaGTAATGTAATTTGAATCTTAACATAACCACCCAGTTTAATTTGAGCTAtagatttgtatgaaattttaattttaacactaaAGACTCAAGATTTTGGTTTCGGTTAATCTTCAATATTCTCTCAACCCCTTCATGACTTTCGTTTTGGTATTCAGTTCTCATGAATCGATACCTTGTTCCATTCTAAAACACATATCAGAAGGACTAGTATGGGGTATTTAAGACgcgacaaaagttctccgtcgcgctcgcccttgaggctgcgcgatgtgagtgagcgcgatgcaaaacttatgtcaGGTCTTAAAAttgcgccctgtgctagcccttctgaagctatgagaaaaaataaataaataattatttggcgAAGTTTAGTAATAAGGTCAGTGAAAGGATAAAAACTATCTGACTTCCACAAAACTAGATTTTCTATGATGAGTGCTCATCCACCATagaaaagtaggtacctaagtattgcGTGAAATAACTGggtctttattttttatatttatttatctaagggcctgtttcacaatgtctggttagtgactatctgtgggataaaatacatggtgtcagtgtcaaaaaaattataaaagagAGTGACAGGTAggcactaaccagacattgtgaaacatgGTCTAAGTCAAATTACTCTGACTACCACCAAAGGTCCCGGATTCGATCGTccgccggggcagatatttgtttaaacacagatatttgcactcgggtcttaatgtttctgttttttgTACCCACCTGTCAAGCGTGGAGATTATAACAAAAACCCTCCAGTATTGGAGGATGCCAATTTTCAGCAGTGGACTTGTACgggatgtgtgtgtgtgtgtgttttttttagtgaaaaaatagtttaataaaaattaagtcTATGATcagaattaatttattatttattagtttctgCGTTTTAAACTCAATGCAGAAACATaaactaccccttcggggttTACAGTCGTgaccataattatgtatgtatgtaaaccCAATGCATTCATATGATAAGAGGGTTGGTAGCTCAACCTATAACGCACCCGCTTCTCACGATAGAGTTCGAGTTTGATGCCTGggccatgtaccaatgagttatttggaacttatgtacaatgtatacctttgttaaataaaatttacagagggtgtaagtactaaaaatattagatactaaataaaaaatgagttcACACGTGTAAAATGgaaaatacctaggtatggAAACATGCTCGTtagcaattattattaaaagccGTCCCTCCCGTGCGGCAAAAACCACAATTGAATTAAGTTCAATTTCGCGCgacattttttttgcatacGTTTTAGTTTTTGATTGTATAAAATAGTGGGTGGCGGCTGTCATCGTTCATTATTTTCGTGACTCCAAGAATCTTCAGTTGAGCTTTGTGGTACCGATACCCCTGCTCCGCCGCTGCCTTCCGTCATCGCCGCCGCTcgccgccccgcccgccctgTCGCCGCCCGCCTGCCCTGCCGCCGCCCCCCCTGCCCTGCTGTTGCCCTCGCTGCCCCGCCTGCCGCTGTCGACCACCGTCGTCTGCTCTGCCGCTGAAGTCTGATTGAATACCGACTTCtctcataaaaataatgtaagtaagtattttttactatgTTCATTTATCTCTTTCCATTTTTATAACAGTTTcctacattttaatgtaattagAAAATGTAATATTCTAAATAAACCTCATTTCAGTTCATCTGCTCTCCATCgctgacaatattttttacatatcTAATATAATTGTCATTTGCTTTTCAGGTCTGACTCCGAGTGCGAATCCGTTGTCGGCGCGCACGTCGAGGCTGCAGTTGCTGCTGCAAAGAAGAAACAGACGAGCAAAAGGAAGTCCAGCGCCGCATCGACCAGTTCAAGCAGCGCACCaaggtaattataataattaaatctcTTTACATTAATAGAGTTCAGTACAGTGTTGTTGTGTTGTATACCATGCAGTTAGTGAACCTGCTTACGGAGCACGAGGGCGAGGGTTCGAATCCCGTCCAGACAAACATTCGTGTTTGATGAACATGAGCATTTGTGTTTGTCTTGGGTCTGGTTGTTGTTTCTCTATCTAAGTATTTTTGTGTAAGTATAGCAGCTGACTGACATCTTACTGGGTCTGCATAATTTGAGGTCGGATGCCTGTGTGTGggatattaattaaatttatattgttgTTGCTCACTGTTCACACGTATTGACTTTGTATTTCTGATGAATTAGAGCAACTAAGTTGATGGGTTGTAGGTGGTGGGCAAGCTCGCATCATCTAAAACTTGTGTCCTAGCCAGTTCAGCGTCGCATTGTTTACTTCACCTATCTAGACATCAAGTATGTATGGTGTATACACCATGTGTAATAGATGCAAAGACCTGTGTatagtgttgtttttcgtGTAAGAcaaccttatttatttatctagtGGATTACCAAATTaatcttgatattttttatttcacagaGCGCAGAAGAAGAAACTGCACACGATTGATATTTTCGGGTTGTGCAACGACGAGGACGAAGTGTTGGCGCAGAACAAGACGCTGCCATCCTTCGTCGTAAACCGCGTGGGCAACGGGAACCAGCGACGTGTAGCAAACACGTCGGGCGACTTTTACGTGGAGGTGAAAGTTTACGCGCGGCGTGACGCTGAGGACGCGCCGAAGGACACCCGCTGGACCAAGGCCTTGCTGCGGCTCAACACCTACGTGGAAGACGGGTCGCCGCAGTGGAAGTTGCTGCATCGATTTGTGAAGGAGGCGAGCAACCTCTTCAGCGACAGCACGCCGTCGTTTTATAACCCggataatattaaatttaaagaagCATAACCTTTTTAATAATCTACatctaataaaatatattttttgctagTTATTcccgttattattattgttttgtttaatatagCTGAATTATTAAATTGGTAAaggtaaaagtaaaattagaGTAGGAGTAGGTAAAGGTATAAGGTATAACTATAAAGGTAAGGCAAGGTAAGGTAAGGTAAGGTAAGGTCTAATGGTCTTATTTTAgttcaattttttaaatagatagTTCCTATGAAAGTTGCTTTTAGATTCAGTACTTGCATTTTTAACCTTATActgtacgtctagtacaggatttgcaattttttaaaactataaaagtttactttttcttctgtcatctgcatacattatttgaCAAAAGTTGCATGATAGTTTCCTCTAGAGCCgtcactttgtatgcgagaaaacgtaaacttttatagtttctaACAAACCCGTACTAGACCCTCTTACCTCAAACCTCTCGTTACGTCCCTGTTAGCtagattatatttttagttagTTAATTCAACAGATTACAAAATGCCATATTGCACAGTATGTAAAGTAAACGTTGAAAAGAGAAAGTGGATTGGACATTTGCGAAGTAATTTACATAAGACCAACGAGTTAGTTATTGATACAAATGATGGTGTACATATAATTCATTCCGCTTTTCAAAGTAGAATTGTCACTTACAGAATAGTTGTGCCCGAGGGTGAGGAGCTTTATTCTACGTCTTTATTTTTCatgaacataaaaaataaagtaaaatcgCTTTTAGATCAATCACTTCAAAAACATACTTGTATCAAAGTAAACTTTGAATTTTATGCAAATTTTATAATGATGAGTAATGATAATCAAGATATAAAATCTTTTGCTACCCAAAATATTCCTCTTCATTTTAATtacgattttaataaatatttctccgaaattgaaaatattttgattaagaAAATGGAATCGTTTCAGCAAAGGGATTCTGGTTGGTCATTTTTGAACAACTGTCACATTGATataaacattaataaatatgaagCACTAAGCGGGTCCAAATACATAGCTCTGcctaaattaattaagaacAAAAAAGCATGCTTAAATATTCGAAACAATGATGAGTACTGTTTTCTCTGGTGTGTTATGGCGGCTTTGAATCCAACAAAGACTCATCCTGAGCGCGTATCATCGTATCCACACTTTCAGAATGTGTTGAACACCAAAAACATGAACTTTCCAATTAGTTTCGCAGACATCTCAACTTTTGAGAAAAATAATCCTAATATTGCGatatttgtctatggtttaaAAGACAACAAAATTGAGGGACCATTATACCGATCTGAATCTGATGGTATTAATCACATTAATTTATTGCTAATCGAAAACGAAAATTCATCTCATTACTGTTTGATTAAAAATCTATCTCACCTTGTGAGAAGCCAAATTACCAAGCACCACGGAAATATATTCTTTTGCGATGTATGCTTCACATTTTTCCGATCACAAGAAGAGTTGAACAATCATGTTTGCGGTGAGCCGACCTATTTTTTACCAGAAAAAGGCTCATTTGtccaatttaaaaattatgaaaaaaaacaagatGTGCCCTATGTCATATATGCAGACTTTGAAACAATGTTGCAGCCAGTGCACGGTTGTGATCCTAACCCAAATACTGCTACTACAACTGATTTACACCATCATATACCGATTGCTTTTGCATACAACATAATTTGCACTATTGATGAAACTCAAAACCTATTTGTTTCATACCGTGGTGAGGACTGTGTTTCCAAATTCGTTCAATCATTACAAAATCATTGTACaaaaattaatgaaatgttAAATACCACTAAACCAATGATTTTCACAGAGGCGGACAGCGAAAATTTTCAAAACGCAACGCGTTGTCACATTTGTAAACACTTGCTTTGGAATGACAAAGTTAGGGATCACTGTCATATCTCTGCTCAGTACCGCGGGGCAGCTCATGCTCATTGTAATTTACAGTACAAATTAAGTAAATTCGTTccgattttttttcataacttGTCTGGTTATGATTGTCATCTTTTTATCAAGGAACTTGGTGAAATCCCTGGAAAGATACAACTAATACCAAAAACTAAAGAAAACTATATTTCATTCACAAAGTTTTTACCTGTTGGTGATGGAGATCATATTCGTCTGCGATTTGCAGATTCACTAAAATTTTTGGGAACTAGCTTGGGAAAGTTGGCTAAAACATTGACGCAAGACGATTTTCACTGccttaaaaaacattttccagcAGAAAAAGATTTTTGTCTTTTGACGCGAAAGGGTGTATACCCATACAATTACATGACTAGTTGGGAGACTTATTTAGAAGATAGTCTACCTTCAAAGTCAAACTTTTATAATGTCTTAACCAATGAAGACATTTCAACTGAAGATTATGAACACGCCCAATCAGTTTGGAATCAGTTCCGAATTCAAACCATGGGTGACTACACGGATTTATATCTCAAAACCGATGTGTTAATTTTGTctgatatttttgaaaaatttcGTAAAACATGTAAACAGCATTATCAGTTAGATCCCGCACATTTCATCACCGCACCTCAATTGTCATTTGA is a window from the Plutella xylostella chromosome 7, ilPluXylo3.1, whole genome shotgun sequence genome containing:
- the LOC119693812 gene encoding uncharacterized protein LOC119693812 is translated as MSDSECESVVGAHVEAAVAAAKKKQTSKRKSSAASTSSSSAPRAQKKKLHTIDIFGLCNDEDEVLAQNKTLPSFVVNRVGNGNQRRVANTSGDFYVEVKVYARRDAEDAPKDTRWTKALLRLNTYVEDGSPQWKLLHRFVKEASNLFSDSTPSFYNPDNIKFKEA